One part of the Bacillus sp. FJAT-45350 genome encodes these proteins:
- a CDS encoding MATE family efflux transporter gives MNPTKGWHEKIRLFLTIMMPILITQLGLYAMNFFDTVMSGQAGAEDLAGVAIGSSLWVPIFTGLTGVLLALTPIISHRIGANQIEQAPFAVIQGVYLSVAISVVVMVIGGFLLDPVLSLMTLEPEVSRIAREYLIGLGIGLLPLFMYTALRCFIDSLGETRVTMFITLLALPVNIFFNYVLIFGAFGFPRLGGVGAGYASAITYWFIFFVTVFILVKINRFASYRVFHKFYRVSLSMWKEILVLGLPIGFTIFFETSIFAAVTLLISQFDTETIAAHQAAINFASFLYMIPMSIAFTLTIAVGYEVGAKRLQDAKQYSYLGIWIALAMGVFAGIIIYVLRAPVSYLYTNDTMVALLIQHFLIYSVFFQLSDALATPIQGVLRGYKDVNIPFVIAFVSFWIIGLPTGFILANYTAIGPFGYWIGLITALATCAGVLLWRMFMIQKRVAVDIAKAQ, from the coding sequence GTGAATCCGACTAAAGGTTGGCATGAAAAAATAAGACTATTTCTAACAATTATGATGCCAATTTTAATTACACAGCTAGGGTTATATGCTATGAATTTTTTTGATACGGTCATGTCTGGTCAAGCTGGAGCAGAAGACCTAGCAGGAGTAGCGATTGGCTCGAGCTTATGGGTCCCTATTTTTACAGGTTTAACAGGAGTTTTGCTAGCTCTTACTCCGATTATCTCTCATCGTATTGGAGCGAATCAAATAGAACAGGCACCTTTTGCAGTTATACAAGGCGTGTATTTATCAGTTGCGATTTCTGTTGTCGTTATGGTGATAGGCGGTTTTTTACTTGATCCAGTGTTGAGTCTAATGACGTTAGAGCCTGAAGTAAGTCGAATTGCTAGAGAATATTTAATTGGACTTGGGATTGGTTTACTACCGCTATTTATGTACACAGCTCTTCGTTGTTTCATCGATTCATTAGGTGAAACTCGAGTAACAATGTTTATTACGTTATTGGCTTTACCAGTCAATATCTTTTTTAATTATGTCCTTATCTTTGGCGCTTTCGGGTTTCCTCGTTTAGGAGGGGTTGGAGCTGGTTATGCTTCTGCGATTACATATTGGTTTATCTTTTTTGTAACGGTCTTTATCTTAGTGAAAATTAATCGATTTGCATCATACAGAGTTTTTCATAAATTTTATCGCGTTTCGTTGTCGATGTGGAAGGAGATATTAGTATTAGGCTTGCCAATCGGGTTTACGATTTTCTTTGAAACAAGTATTTTCGCTGCTGTGACATTATTAATTAGTCAGTTTGATACAGAAACAATTGCAGCTCATCAAGCAGCGATAAATTTTGCGTCATTTTTATATATGATTCCTATGAGCATTGCTTTCACGTTAACGATTGCGGTTGGTTATGAAGTAGGAGCTAAACGTCTACAGGATGCTAAGCAGTATAGCTATTTAGGAATATGGATTGCCTTAGCTATGGGAGTATTTGCTGGAATCATCATATATGTATTGAGAGCACCGGTTTCATATCTATATACGAATGATACAATGGTTGCTTTATTAATTCAGCATTTCCTTATATATTCAGTCTTTTTTCAGCTTTCGGATGCCCTAGCTACTCCAATACAAGGTGTACTTAGAGGTTATAAGGATGTAAATATCCCGTTTGTAATAGCCTTTGTTTCATTTTGGATTATAGGGTTACCAACTGGATTTATATTAGCGAATTATACAGCGATAGGTCCATTCGGCTACTGGATTGGTTTAATTACAGCCTTAGCAACATGTGCTGGCGTACTATTATGGAGAATGTTTATGATTCAGAAAAGGGTGGCAGTAGATATAGCAAAAGCACAATAG
- a CDS encoding SRPBCC family protein, protein MEALQDIKHTIVLEAPIHKVWKKVSTSDGIASWFMENDIEAKEGHEFHLQSPFGPSPCKVIEVDEPQRLSFTWDTDGWVVSFRMNELDDKTEFTLIHSGWKSADSVSQKANEQNSVIRERMNHGWTEILKALHKVVEG, encoded by the coding sequence ATGGAAGCACTACAGGATATTAAGCACACGATTGTATTGGAAGCACCAATACATAAAGTATGGAAGAAAGTATCAACATCGGATGGAATTGCTTCTTGGTTCATGGAGAATGACATCGAGGCGAAAGAAGGTCACGAGTTTCATTTACAATCACCCTTTGGACCATCTCCTTGCAAGGTAATTGAAGTTGATGAACCACAGAGACTCTCCTTTACGTGGGATACAGATGGTTGGGTAGTTTCATTTAGAATGAACGAGTTAGATGATAAAACAGAGTTTACCCTGATTCATAGTGGTTGGAAATCCGCTGACTCGGTTTCACAAAAAGCAAATGAACAAAATTCTGTTATTCGTGAACGAATGAATCATGGATGGACGGAGATTTTGAAGGCATTACATAAAGTTGTTGAAGGATAA